One genomic segment of Impatiens glandulifera chromosome 6, dImpGla2.1, whole genome shotgun sequence includes these proteins:
- the LOC124941753 gene encoding glutamyl-tRNA reductase-binding protein, chloroplastic — MQEKAAQLPPVEQVRTFLAYSSRGTLSTFSKAHEGYPSGSMVDFACDADGYPILAVSSLAVHTKDLLANPKCSLLVARDPEDRTDLIVTIHGDAISVPESDRDAVRTAYLAKHPSAFWVDFGDFQFLRIEPKVVRYVSGVATAILGSGEFSKAEYSLAQVDPIHKFSKPIASHMNKDHEDETKLIVHHVTSIPVDLALILDVDSLGFNVKAGYKGENFKLRIPFPRQAADRKDVKNLIVEMLEAARSKRN, encoded by the exons ATGCAGGAGAAGGCTGCTCAGCTGCCCCCAGTTGAACAAGTTCGAACATTCCTTGCCTATAGCTCACGTGGGACGCTCTCTACTTTCTCAAAG GCGCATGAAGGCTACCCATCCGGGTCTATGGTTGATTTTGCTTGCGATGCTGATGGTTATCCAATATTAGCAGTTAGCAGTCTAGCAGTTCACACCAAG GATCTTTTAGCAAATCCCAAGTGTTCTTTGCTTGTTGCTAGAGACCCGGAGGATAGGACAGATTTAATTGTAACCATTCATGGTGATGCTATTTCT gTTCCAGAAAGTGACCGTGATGCAGTCCGTACAGCATACTTGGCTAAGCATCCAAGTGCCTTTTGG GTTGACTTTGGCGACTTCCAATTTCTGCGTATTGAACCAAAAGTTGTACGTTATGTATCTGGTGTTGCTACAGCTATTTTAGGCTCTGGAG AGTTCAGCAAAGCTGAATACAGCTTAGCACAAGTGGACCCAATTCACAAGTTCTCTAAGCCTATTGCG TCCCACATGAATAAAGATCACGAAGACGAGACAAAGCTCATTGTACACCATGTGACATCCATTCCA GTGGATCTTGCTCTCATATTGGATGTTGACAGTCTTGGTTTCAATGTTAAG GCTGGCTATAAAGGAGAGAATTTTAAGCTGCGAATCCCTTTCCCGAGACAGGCGGCAGATAGAAA GGATGTAAAAAATTTAATAGTTGAGATGCTTGAAGCAGCAAGGAGCAAAAGAAATTGA